In the genome of Desulfuromonas sp. DDH964, one region contains:
- a CDS encoding cytochrome c3 family protein, giving the protein MGTAYAGISDKAYATAGTTLPNLVSIANAYSGLAGITLNPYIVTDSTPPSVGTVTITSPAANTATYVPANVTFSAAITEPQSTPTCQYTTNGSTWSAGVISGASSPYTCTATVTGLTGAVTLNIRASSLGGGPTTGTALSRTVDATAPVTTAAPAAGTYTSDQNVTLTPSDAGVGVASTVYCVDATNTCTPGSNGLTFGTGTAVTVAGVADSNVVRYLRYASTDLFGAAETVKSATYNLNRAEAPTINTFSAPATVVDTAAPLVITPITFTATDNVGVTGYMITVDNATAPLATDAGWSPTAPTSVTVGAYATYTLRAYAKDAAGNVSAASTASVTVQNCVESGTVSVSISPDPGAGNIGISGVTVTANLGGGATNGLVRWRENGTAWSAWVASGATYTPTNKSTGTVDFEAMADGNCGATSPVYSTPLSRTFETRVPALEPTVQNAQQNGLTAIRVMLVYCNDLNGNGTFQVEYKLSTEPTIWTTAANTPTADGGAGDADGTRNETVVIDLTGLTTGATYDVRMTYIDGTDGVIGTAVYTTQVQLVAWADNPMLHNSLRFPGTTKHAGDWGTSTGYGGGFQCSTCHDKETGNVKRIKAQISFPDGSNMPNGALSATVSLQTVEDGSSDFGNDAGGHASSNKICEVCHSATSYHRNDTSGQTVTDHYNQADCIKCHQHKVGFKADCVSCHANPPINAGGLDSSVGTGSSTAGKHAYHVTTKGYGCNTCHTGWETSGEMPKNGNINVGFNIVLGTTTDTTGAYDGRSTGGGYTAAAGTSVTTGNGLSCSAIYCHGTDTPAWTDAGTAVCGTCHGTATGMPSATPGDGDLSGANSGSQVGKHFEHVDATRGNLPCSTCHLDRGFGTADHVNGTVDIWFDTTVAGTSATYNTNTNTCSNLSCHISKVWDTATPASCDMCHGYPPTPTTLHVTGATPVDHSAANIAGKHNECNLCHGYSLANGATDNTANGGDQYQVSYHRDGNIEMNGISAPDNSQSAQYDSGTAGCAKACHANDAAHQMTSSGLTVVTHEYGSGSCTGCHDGSGNPGDATTVNDNSPHALATTGLTCEECHGSHGGGTIEIPNNTIVGINYTANGEAGIALGVAVTAPGATEAEICWNCHSGAGVSEWGTNNNADGITYNYGTLNQSNWVGATWTSAVFSYKTGAIQSTHTANSAGTSAVSGANYAKTETLDAVSNIRCSYCHDVHDLNKLASDSSTGKPYLRGTWKGNPYNEDGAPRSGAAGTWLSVSFGGATNTVPRANAAANNSTTKGGYWIDQNSGDPNSTATLANSAGLCTLCHGSNVDTMDQTTGENLWVSGGNGHQNAVIGGSGTTATANNIFSIRKRGSNQVWDDNGSSNYYMSMGGWTPQMARRAYGYRGDAGSIAITPNLSGEHRYFSGFQWDNPPAGMALQVDDYTMAGNSTTTVGAITQSQYHTFNCGKCHNPHASRLPKLMITNCLDTKQNTWDNTFNTGAPGAPSPWTGTYVSQWPTAQNCHRLADDHSTTSRGAGWNTVTPW; this is encoded by the coding sequence GTGGGTACAGCATACGCCGGGATCTCGGACAAGGCGTATGCGACGGCCGGAACGACCCTGCCGAATCTGGTCAGCATTGCGAATGCCTATTCAGGTCTGGCCGGAATAACCTTGAACCCGTACATAGTTACCGACAGCACGCCCCCGTCCGTCGGCACCGTGACCATCACCAGCCCGGCGGCGAACACGGCAACCTATGTTCCGGCTAATGTCACCTTCAGCGCGGCGATCACCGAGCCGCAGTCGACTCCGACCTGTCAGTACACCACCAACGGTTCGACCTGGAGTGCCGGCGTCATCTCCGGTGCCTCTTCACCTTACACCTGCACGGCAACGGTGACCGGCCTGACCGGCGCGGTAACGCTGAACATCCGGGCCAGTTCTCTTGGTGGCGGCCCCACCACCGGCACTGCTCTATCACGTACCGTCGACGCGACTGCTCCGGTTACCACCGCGGCGCCGGCGGCCGGCACCTACACCAGCGATCAGAACGTCACCCTGACCCCTTCCGATGCCGGCGTCGGTGTGGCGAGCACGGTTTACTGCGTCGATGCCACCAATACCTGTACCCCGGGCTCGAATGGCCTGACGTTCGGAACCGGGACGGCGGTCACCGTAGCCGGGGTAGCCGACAGCAACGTCGTGCGCTACCTGCGCTACGCCTCGACCGACCTGTTCGGCGCGGCCGAAACCGTCAAAAGCGCAACCTACAATCTCAATCGTGCCGAAGCGCCGACCATCAACACCTTCAGCGCTCCGGCCACAGTCGTTGACACCGCAGCGCCGCTGGTGATCACGCCGATCACCTTCACTGCGACCGATAACGTCGGGGTCACTGGCTACATGATCACCGTCGATAACGCAACGGCTCCGCTCGCCACCGATGCTGGCTGGAGCCCCACCGCTCCGACCAGCGTTACCGTTGGTGCTTACGCTACCTACACTCTGCGTGCCTATGCCAAAGATGCCGCCGGTAACGTTTCGGCTGCCTCGACAGCCAGTGTCACGGTTCAGAACTGCGTCGAATCCGGCACGGTCAGCGTTTCCATCAGCCCCGATCCGGGTGCGGGCAATATCGGAATTTCCGGTGTGACCGTCACCGCCAATCTCGGCGGTGGTGCGACCAACGGTCTGGTGCGCTGGCGTGAGAACGGCACGGCATGGTCCGCCTGGGTTGCCAGCGGCGCGACCTACACCCCGACCAACAAGTCCACCGGTACAGTGGACTTTGAAGCCATGGCCGATGGCAATTGTGGCGCAACCAGCCCGGTCTATTCGACCCCTCTCAGCCGCACTTTTGAAACCCGTGTGCCTGCCTTGGAGCCGACCGTGCAGAATGCCCAGCAAAACGGTCTGACCGCGATTCGCGTTATGTTGGTCTATTGCAATGACCTCAATGGCAACGGAACCTTCCAGGTGGAATACAAGCTGAGCACCGAACCGACCATCTGGACAACGGCCGCCAACACGCCGACCGCCGATGGTGGTGCCGGCGATGCCGATGGAACGAGAAACGAAACCGTTGTTATTGACCTGACCGGCCTGACAACCGGTGCGACCTACGATGTCCGTATGACCTATATCGATGGCACCGACGGTGTTATCGGCACGGCGGTCTACACAACCCAGGTTCAACTTGTCGCATGGGCCGATAATCCGATGCTGCATAACAGCCTGCGCTTCCCCGGCACCACCAAGCATGCCGGTGACTGGGGCACCTCCACCGGTTATGGTGGTGGTTTCCAGTGCAGCACCTGCCATGACAAGGAGACCGGGAACGTTAAGCGGATCAAGGCGCAAATCAGCTTCCCCGATGGCAGCAACATGCCGAATGGCGCTTTGAGTGCAACCGTCAGCCTGCAAACCGTGGAAGATGGCAGCTCCGATTTCGGTAATGATGCCGGTGGACATGCCAGCTCCAACAAGATCTGCGAAGTTTGCCACAGTGCGACCAGCTATCACCGCAATGACACCAGTGGCCAGACTGTTACCGATCACTACAATCAGGCCGACTGTATCAAGTGTCATCAGCACAAAGTCGGATTCAAAGCCGACTGCGTTTCCTGTCACGCCAATCCGCCAATCAATGCGGGTGGCCTGGATTCCAGCGTCGGTACCGGCAGCAGCACCGCTGGTAAGCACGCTTACCACGTAACCACCAAGGGTTACGGCTGTAACACCTGCCATACCGGATGGGAAACCTCCGGTGAAATGCCCAAAAACGGCAACATCAATGTTGGTTTCAATATTGTTCTTGGCACGACGACCGATACCACTGGCGCCTATGATGGTCGCAGCACCGGCGGTGGTTACACTGCAGCCGCCGGAACCAGCGTCACCACCGGCAACGGCCTGAGCTGTTCGGCGATCTATTGTCACGGTACAGACACTCCGGCCTGGACAGACGCCGGAACAGCCGTCTGCGGTACCTGCCACGGTACGGCGACCGGTATGCCTTCGGCGACTCCAGGTGACGGTGACCTCAGTGGTGCAAACAGCGGTTCTCAGGTTGGTAAGCACTTTGAGCACGTTGATGCGACTCGCGGCAATCTGCCGTGCAGTACCTGTCACCTTGATCGTGGTTTCGGGACCGCTGACCATGTCAATGGCACGGTCGATATCTGGTTCGATACCACCGTGGCCGGTACCAGCGCGACCTACAACACCAATACCAACACCTGCAGCAACCTGAGTTGTCACATCAGCAAGGTGTGGGATACCGCAACACCGGCATCCTGTGATATGTGCCATGGTTACCCGCCGACTCCGACAACCCTGCACGTGACGGGAGCGACTCCGGTTGACCACAGTGCGGCCAACATTGCCGGCAAGCACAACGAGTGTAACCTCTGTCACGGTTATAGCCTGGCCAACGGGGCCACGGACAATACCGCTAACGGTGGTGACCAGTACCAGGTCAGCTACCACCGTGACGGTAACATCGAGATGAACGGTATCTCAGCACCGGATAACAGCCAGAGTGCGCAATATGATTCCGGCACTGCCGGTTGCGCCAAGGCCTGCCATGCAAATGATGCCGCCCATCAGATGACCAGCTCCGGACTGACCGTCGTGACTCATGAGTATGGCAGCGGCTCCTGTACCGGTTGCCATGATGGTAGTGGCAACCCTGGTGATGCAACCACCGTCAATGACAACAGTCCGCATGCTCTGGCAACAACAGGCCTGACCTGTGAGGAATGCCACGGCAGCCACGGTGGCGGCACCATTGAGATTCCGAACAATACGATCGTTGGCATCAACTACACCGCCAACGGTGAAGCCGGGATCGCCCTGGGCGTTGCTGTCACCGCCCCGGGTGCCACCGAGGCAGAAATCTGCTGGAATTGCCACAGCGGCGCCGGTGTCTCCGAATGGGGCACCAATAACAATGCCGACGGCATCACTTACAACTACGGCACTCTCAACCAGTCCAACTGGGTTGGTGCCACCTGGACCAGTGCTGTCTTCAGCTACAAGACCGGCGCCATCCAGTCGACCCATACGGCCAACTCGGCCGGCACCTCGGCGGTCAGCGGCGCCAACTACGCCAAGACCGAAACCCTGGATGCCGTGAGTAACATCCGTTGTTCCTACTGCCACGATGTTCACGATCTGAACAAGCTGGCCAGCGACAGCAGCACCGGCAAGCCTTACCTGCGCGGTACCTGGAAAGGCAACCCCTACAACGAGGACGGCGCGCCGCGTAGCGGTGCGGCCGGGACCTGGCTCAGCGTTAGCTTTGGCGGCGCCACCAACACGGTGCCACGGGCCAACGCCGCAGCCAACAACAGCACCACCAAGGGCGGCTACTGGATCGACCAGAACAGCGGTGATCCGAACAGTACCGCCACCCTGGCAAACAGCGCTGGTCTCTGTACTCTGTGCCACGGCAGCAACGTTGACACCATGGACCAGACCACTGGCGAGAACCTGTGGGTCTCCGGCGGCAACGGCCACCAGAACGCCGTCATCGGCGGCAGTGGCACCACCGCCACCGCTAACAACATCTTCTCGATCCGCAAGCGCGGCAGCAACCAGGTGTGGGATGATAACGGCAGCAGCAACTACTACATGTCCATGGGGGGCTGGACACCGCAGATGGCCCGCCGTGCCTACGGTTATCGTGGTGATGCGGGCAGCATCGCCATTACTCCGAACCTGTCTGGTGAGCACCGTTATTTCTCTGGTTTCCAGTGGGATAACCCGCCGGCCGGTATGGCGCTGCAGGTTGATGACTACACAATGGCCGGCAACAGCACGACAACAGTCGGTGCGATTACCCAGAGTCAATACCACACCTTCAACTGCGGCAAGTGCCACAACCCGCACGCCAGCCGCCTGCCGAAGCTGATGATCACCAACTGTCTCGACACCAAGCAGAACACCTGGGACAATACGTTTAACACTGGAGCCCCCGGCGCACCATCACCCTGGACCGGCACCTATGTCTCCCAGTGGCCGACGGCGCAGAACTGTCACCGCCTGGCGGATGACCACAGCACCACCTCGCGCGGCGCGGGTTGGAACACGGTCACGCCTTGGTAA